Below is a genomic region from Rana temporaria chromosome 3, aRanTem1.1, whole genome shotgun sequence.
TTTGATTCTGTAAGGTAGGCATGCTGCCTTTGGGACTTGGCCAGCACTAGTGGAGGGGTCAAGCTGGGTTGAGTCCACACAGTTATTTTAACAATATAAACTTTGAAGCTACTCCTTTAACAATATAAACTAATCACAGCACTTCTCATtcaccaattaaccacttgcttactgggcacatatacccccttcctgcccagatgaaatttcagctttcggcactgcgtcgctttaaatgacaattgcgcggtcgtgcgatgtggctctcaaacaaaattgacatcctttttttccccacaaatagagctttcttttggtggtatttgatcacctctgtgttttttttttttttttgcgctataaacaaaaaaagcatcaatttaaaaaaaaaacacaatattttttactttttgctataataattatcccaattttatttaaaaaaaaaaaatgttttttttcctcagtttaggccgatacgtattcttctacatattttgggggggggattgcaataagcgtatagtgattggtttgcgcaaaacttatagcggatacaaaataggggatagaatttttttactagtaatggcagcgatctgcgatttttattgggcctacacattatggcggacacatcagacacttttgacacatttttgggaccattcacatttatacagcgaacagtgctataaatatgcactgattactgtataaatgtgactggcagggaagggggtaacactagggggcgaggaaggggttaaacatgtaccctgggagtgattcttactgtgggggggagaggactgactgggggaggtaatcaatggttgtccctatgtacaaggtacACAGCATcattctcctctccctgacaggacgtggagctctgtgtttacaccccatcattacacacagagcttcacgtccctggctctgtcactgccgatcgtgggtacctggcggacatcgcgggcagcaagcacgcgcatcggcatctcagtgacgtTCCGGGCACGCGTACGCCTCCAGTGGCAGGAGGAccagaggccgtaaaaagacagccTCCCGGATctatagagccaccttgtggccgtctttttactatggcccagGGCTCAAGAATTTAAAAGACCTACCTGCCTGGTGGCCTCCAAGAGTTGGATAACCGCAGAGACCTGTCCGCATATACATAAGCCCAGAACTTCTACCTCACACACCTAAACTGACTGAAACagaagactaaagcctcgtacacactatcagatttccatcggacaaatttgTGGAATtgtgtgcgaagggcgttggccgtgaacgtgttctgcatacagacggcagaactttttcagccaacatacacaaaactatgtgtttttcagctctttagcgccaccctttgggcaacttctgctaatgttgtcttatggttagcattggttcggagcatgcgtgtctgTACTTTGGACATTTTCCCGATGGACttgagtacacacgatcggataatccgacggcacacatttggtgTCCGAAAAtgtatttgttgttggaaattgcaacaacaattgtccaatggagcgcacaaacagtcggattatccgacaaaacccttccatcacacaattgttgtcggaaaatccgatcgtgtgtacgaggcttaagagaaatCTCCCAActgtctaaaggcccgtacacacgatctgactttttccaacaaatttcaaaattgagcaggttttccaaaaaatctgaccgtgtgtacgatccatcggacaaactttttccttttcatcggacaaaagtttgctctgcaaacggacaaactttcaacaaaagtcctacggtgcaaagtcctatagtgtgtacagaaatccattggacttttgttccgaagtgcaaacacgcatgcccagaaccaatgttaaaatcaaccaacaatagcagaagttgaccaaagggtggcggtaaagagcagaaaaaaacatgtgattttgggaacgttttaggaACGTTTgaagaaaagtccgagcgtgtgtatgctatgggtgtgcccggccaactcccttcggacaaaaatccacggaaaagtttgtttgaagtccgaccgtgtgtacaaggcttaagaataCATTTCCACTCGGAGATCCTGACAGGAAATTCAGGTATCTGTACTCTATCCATGATGAGAAAAAAACAAGTTTCGGCCTTTAGTACACTTTATATATATCCATTGATTTGCAGCAGTAAtgtgttttatgtttttctttgttttccagACTTGGAGGGTAAAGTGTTCATCTTCCCCATAGAAGGCAGCGCAGATCATGATGTGATTCTGAAACCTACAATTACAAAGCCGTTGCAGAAAGTCAGCGTCTGTCTAAATTCCTACAGTGATCTTTCACGTGGTTACAGTCTCTTCTCTCTCGCTACTACAGAAAGTAAAAATGCTTTTGTATTCTTCTCAAAGTCTCCAAACCTCTATTATGTAGCTGTAAATGTACAACAAGCATATATTAGGACAGACTCGGATTCCTTGAACTGGAGACACATCTGTGTGACCTGGGACTCCGACACTGGAGTGGTCCAACTTTGGGTCAATGGAAAGATCTACCCCAGAAAAGTCTTATCAAAAGGGTTTTCTATCGATGGTGAAACCAGCATTGTTCTGGGACATATTAAGAGTAGTTATGGGGGATATTCTCCATCTCAACTGTCATTTGTTGGAGAAATAAGTGACGTCCACATGTGGGATTTTGTCCTGACTCCAAGAGACATCCAGAAAGTCATCTCTGGTGACCGCTATGGAAATGTCATTAGTTGGAAGTCTCTAGTCTATGAAATGAAAGGAGAAGTTCTTCTTCAACCCAAACTTCAATGCAAGTCCGGGGGGTCCGTCAGCTCAGTATGTACACCGTGTTATTAGTGTATGTAAAAAgtcaaagctttcttttggttttggatagagcagggaagggttaaaatCAACACCAGGCTCTTATTGctgcctgaagggtctggaatggatatttggggggaacaccacatcatttttttttttaaccacttgaccactaggcacgtaaacccccttaataaccagaccaattttcagctttcggtgctctcacaatttgaatgacaattactcagtcatacaacactgtacctaaatgaaattttcatcctttttttcacacaaatagagctttcttttggtggtatttaatcaccgttgggttttttattttttgcgctataaaagaaaaaagactgaaaattctgtaaaaaaaaataatttttctttgtttctgttataaaatttggcaaatttagtattttttcttcattcttttgcataaatgtgaaagatgaagttacgccgagtaaatagatacccaacatgtcacccttcaaaattgcacacgctcgtggaatggcgccaaacttcgctacttaaaaatccccatagacgacgttgcagggtattgcggagtattgtggggtattgcggagtattgtggggtattgcggagtattgtggggtattacggagtattgtggggtattgcagggtattgcggagtattgcagggtattgcggagtactgcggggtattgcggggtattgcggagtattgcggggtattgcggagtattgcggggtattgcggggtattgcggggtattgcagagtattgtggggtattgtggggcattgcggagtattgcggggcattgcagagtattgcggggcattgcggagtattgcggggcattgcggagcattgcggagtattgcaggcattgcagagtattttggggtattgcagagtattttggggtattgcacagtgtgggggcattgcagagtgtgggggcattgcagattattttggggtattgcacagtgtgggggtattgcacagtgtgggggcattgcagagtgtgggg
It encodes:
- the LOC120933828 gene encoding C-reactive protein-like — translated: MKLCVLLFLVVMPASWAQEDLEGKVFIFPIEGSADHDVILKPTITKPLQKVSVCLNSYSDLSRGYSLFSLATTESKNAFVFFSKSPNLYYVAVNVQQAYIRTDSDSLNWRHICVTWDSDTGVVQLWVNGKIYPRKVLSKGFSIDGETSIVLGHIKSSYGGYSPSQLSFVGEISDVHMWDFVLTPRDIQKVISGDRYGNVISWKSLVYEMKGEVLLQPKLQCKSGGSVSSVCTPCY